In one Cloacibacillus porcorum genomic region, the following are encoded:
- a CDS encoding IS3 family transposase, which produces MKKRLRGERRWSGKGIYPFRQLEYQVILELSEYFPVVILCRVTGIPRSSFYNWKRSLFEPSKRARDFARSVMLFMEYHKRYPSHGYRWLNAKIRLDTGIVHSDPYAYKCCRAAGIKSKAKHYRYKKPGNPYRLFPNLLLAGLPVYSPMQYIASDMTAFCFKGTYYELTLYMDLWNNEIVSHALSSRRGDRMTYIDGLEGLIMNKDKKTEWQTILHTDQGAVYASKKYNDILELNHIAHSMSRSGTPTDNAAMEAINGWLKAELFTDFHVTGKENIEREIEEYIKFFNEERPAYALGYMTPKQYKEAYSGNGSFRSRT; this is translated from the coding sequence ATTAAAAAAAGGCTACGAGGTGAAAGGAGATGGTCCGGTAAAGGAATATATCCTTTTAGACAGCTCGAATACCAAGTAATTCTGGAACTATCCGAGTATTTTCCTGTAGTCATCCTGTGCCGTGTGACGGGGATTCCCAGAAGCAGCTTCTATAACTGGAAACGCAGCCTGTTTGAACCGTCCAAAAGAGCGAGGGATTTTGCTAGAAGCGTAATGCTCTTTATGGAATATCATAAAAGATATCCGTCGCACGGATACAGATGGCTTAACGCGAAGATACGCCTTGACACCGGAATAGTCCATTCAGATCCGTACGCCTATAAATGTTGCAGGGCTGCCGGTATAAAGAGCAAGGCAAAACACTACCGTTATAAAAAACCAGGCAATCCGTACAGATTATTCCCCAACCTGCTTCTTGCAGGCCTGCCGGTATACTCACCGATGCAGTACATAGCGAGCGATATGACGGCATTCTGCTTCAAAGGTACGTACTATGAGCTGACACTGTATATGGACCTATGGAACAACGAAATAGTAAGCCATGCGTTGTCTTCAAGGCGCGGAGACAGAATGACATACATAGACGGGCTGGAAGGACTGATAATGAATAAAGATAAAAAAACGGAATGGCAGACGATACTGCACACAGACCAGGGCGCGGTATACGCCTCCAAGAAATACAACGACATCTTGGAACTGAACCATATAGCCCACTCCATGTCCAGAAGCGGAACTCCTACGGACAATGCGGCGATGGAAGCGATAAACGGCTGGCTGAAAGCGGAGCTGTTTACAGACTTTCATGTAACAGGCAAAGAAAACATAGAGCGGGAGATAGAGGAATACATAAAATTCTTCAATGAAGAGCGTCCGGCCTATGCTTTGGGATACATGACGCCGAAACAGTATAAGGAGGCGTATAGCGGAAACGGCAGTTTTAGGAGTAGGACGTAA
- a CDS encoding macro domain-containing protein, with translation MAFEIIHGDITKVKADAIVNAANTSLRAGGGVCGAIFAAAGAEDLTRACEAVGGVATGAAVVTPGFALPAKYIIHTAGPVWHGGGAGEPELLASCYKSSLKLAAEKGCRSVAFPLISAGIFGYPKDEAMRVAEASIREFLREDDDMRVMLVLFAG, from the coding sequence ATGGCTTTTGAAATAATCCACGGAGATATTACCAAGGTAAAGGCCGACGCGATCGTCAACGCGGCTAATACGTCTCTGCGCGCGGGCGGCGGGGTATGCGGCGCGATATTCGCGGCGGCGGGCGCTGAGGATCTGACACGCGCCTGCGAGGCCGTCGGCGGCGTCGCCACGGGAGCCGCCGTCGTCACCCCCGGATTCGCGCTGCCGGCGAAATATATAATCCACACCGCCGGCCCCGTCTGGCATGGCGGCGGCGCGGGGGAGCCGGAGCTTCTCGCCTCCTGCTATAAAAGCTCGCTGAAACTCGCCGCGGAAAAGGGCTGCCGCTCAGTGGCCTTTCCGCTCATCTCCGCCGGCATCTTCGGATATCCGAAAGACGAGGCAATGCGCGTCGCCGAGGCGTCGATAAGAGAATTCCTGCGGGAAGACGATGACATGAGGGTAATGCTGGTGCTCTTCGCGGGCTGA
- a CDS encoding ABC transporter substrate-binding protein — translation MKKIIAILLTAALFSISSLSALAAEVPTLRASYSMTTHQEAFMVAMARGEKFKDSGVWLKPVVEREKFDLYADGKRVARLNVIVTKSGSEATSLFAQNHLDLTTNSFPAMLSGIDRGTKIKVLAPLQADAIAMVARNDIKAKGWKGFSDYVKKSKKPVTVGYHSPTSAPKIVFEAAMDEAGFKITGDANATKADADILMIDLKGIPNVIPALVANQVEFAVVPAPTPEVIEAKKQGRVVLQMKELPPAGAWESFPCCCIAGREEVIEKNPEAVKAYVRLLTAASDWCQKNKMDAAAETADWLGLEPEVIAKAEMEFSTRVTKTWLKNAELYPEMLNRLGQLTGKLKDKKLSEVKDVVFDFRFTQVDK, via the coding sequence ATGAAAAAAATCATTGCCATTTTACTGACCGCCGCCCTATTCTCCATTTCCAGCCTGTCGGCTCTGGCCGCCGAGGTTCCCACACTGCGCGCCAGCTACAGCATGACGACGCACCAGGAGGCATTTATGGTCGCCATGGCGCGCGGCGAGAAATTCAAGGATTCCGGCGTTTGGCTCAAGCCAGTCGTTGAGAGAGAAAAATTCGACCTCTACGCAGACGGCAAAAGGGTCGCTCGCCTCAACGTCATTGTGACTAAGAGCGGTTCCGAGGCGACCTCGCTCTTTGCGCAGAACCATCTTGACCTGACCACGAACTCATTTCCCGCGATGCTCTCCGGCATTGACCGCGGAACGAAGATAAAAGTGCTCGCGCCTCTGCAGGCCGACGCTATCGCGATGGTGGCGAGGAACGACATCAAAGCCAAGGGCTGGAAGGGATTCTCAGACTATGTTAAGAAATCCAAAAAACCGGTAACGGTGGGATATCATTCGCCGACAAGCGCGCCGAAGATCGTCTTTGAGGCGGCTATGGACGAGGCGGGGTTCAAGATTACCGGCGACGCCAACGCGACAAAGGCCGACGCCGATATTCTCATGATCGACCTCAAGGGCATTCCCAACGTCATTCCTGCTCTGGTAGCCAACCAGGTGGAATTCGCCGTTGTTCCCGCGCCGACCCCTGAAGTCATCGAGGCGAAAAAACAGGGCCGCGTCGTCCTTCAGATGAAAGAGCTGCCGCCGGCTGGCGCCTGGGAGAGCTTTCCCTGCTGCTGCATCGCGGGCCGCGAAGAGGTGATAGAGAAAAACCCAGAAGCGGTAAAAGCCTACGTGCGTCTGCTTACCGCCGCAAGCGACTGGTGCCAGAAGAATAAGATGGATGCCGCAGCCGAAACCGCCGACTGGCTCGGTCTTGAGCCTGAGGTGATCGCGAAGGCGGAGATGGAATTCTCGACGAGGGTGACGAAGACTTGGCTCAAAAACGCCGAGCTCTATCCCGAAATGCTCAACCGCCTTGGCCAGCTCACCGGTAAGCTCAAAGACAAAAAACTCAGTGAAGTAAAGGACGTAGTATTTGACTTCCGTTTTACGCAGGTAGATAAATAA
- a CDS encoding sigma-70 family RNA polymerase sigma factor: MQKENQRVHPYSLPVPRLNTVPIPEAVRAYKPLVKAVAKRYQGRGAEYDDLVQEGCLALLILVPKCPDPQWLALFLKNHLPGYIRDAAARLRRAHAVGKGLPFEELEEILGAEEQNYREIELRETLMRALSPDEFDITLALLEGYSQREIARTLGVSQQAVAARLKTIRKKIKKAMNE; the protein is encoded by the coding sequence ATGCAGAAAGAGAACCAGAGAGTTCACCCGTATTCCCTACCCGTACCACGGCTGAACACCGTCCCCATACCGGAGGCTGTCCGTGCCTACAAGCCGCTTGTAAAGGCCGTCGCGAAACGCTACCAGGGGCGCGGCGCGGAATACGACGACCTCGTACAGGAGGGCTGCCTCGCGCTGCTCATCCTCGTCCCCAAATGCCCCGACCCCCAATGGCTCGCGCTTTTCCTCAAAAATCATCTGCCCGGATACATAAGGGATGCCGCGGCGCGCCTCCGCCGCGCGCACGCCGTCGGCAAAGGGCTGCCGTTCGAAGAGCTGGAAGAGATACTTGGCGCGGAAGAACAAAACTACCGCGAAATCGAACTGCGCGAGACGCTCATGCGCGCCCTTTCCCCCGATGAGTTCGACATCACGCTGGCGCTCCTTGAGGGCTACAGCCAGCGGGAGATCGCGCGCACCCTGGGCGTCAGCCAGCAGGCGGTCGCGGCGCGCCTCAAAACGATCCGTAAAAAGATAAAAAAGGCCATGAACGAATAA
- a CDS encoding DNA-3-methyladenine glycosylase family protein — MNFSYTEEELDYLKKRDKKLAAAIGEIGPLSGWHVEPDIFSALVHHIAGQQISTQAQRTVWARISAGLGEVTPRSVCTAGLERMQGFGISFRKAEYITELARKTEAGEFDPAALWDMEDGAVIETLSALRGIGVWTAEMLLIFSMQRRDVLSYGDFGIRRGLRMLYHHKEITPALFEKYRKRYSPCGSLASLYLWEIAGGAVPGMRDYAPKSTNRKSLPPR, encoded by the coding sequence GTGAATTTTTCATATACCGAGGAAGAGCTGGATTATCTGAAGAAAAGGGATAAGAAACTCGCGGCGGCGATCGGGGAGATCGGGCCGCTCTCCGGCTGGCATGTAGAGCCGGATATTTTTTCCGCGCTCGTCCACCATATCGCGGGGCAGCAGATTTCGACGCAGGCGCAGAGGACGGTCTGGGCGCGGATTTCCGCCGGTCTCGGCGAGGTGACGCCGCGCAGCGTCTGCACCGCCGGCCTGGAACGGATGCAGGGTTTCGGTATTTCGTTCAGAAAGGCGGAGTATATCACTGAGCTCGCGCGGAAGACGGAGGCCGGAGAGTTTGACCCCGCCGCGCTGTGGGATATGGAGGACGGGGCGGTGATCGAGACGCTGAGCGCCCTCCGCGGCATCGGCGTCTGGACCGCCGAGATGCTGCTGATTTTCTCCATGCAGCGGCGCGATGTGCTGAGCTACGGGGATTTCGGCATCCGCCGCGGGCTGCGGATGCTTTATCACCACAAGGAGATTACACCGGCGCTTTTTGAAAAATACAGAAAACGCTACTCCCCTTGTGGCAGTCTAGCTTCGCTCTATCTCTGGGAGATCGCGGGCGGCGCGGTCCCCGGTATGCGCGATTACGCGCCAAAATCCACCAATAGAAAGAGCCTGCCGCCGCGGTAA
- a CDS encoding ABC transporter ATP-binding protein yields the protein MAEAVAVRPLIETRGVRREFVLDGGERVLALDGVDIEVHDKEFVCLLGPSGCGKSTWLRLVAGLDEPTTGEILYKGEPVKGPGRERGMVFQEYSLLPWRTVAENVALGPEFNGAGKRERREMAMDYLARVGLEKFADAKPHELSGGMRQRAAIARALANDPEVLLMDEPFGALDAHTRVLLQKELLRIWELDRKTVVFVTHSVDEALFLADRIVVMTAHPGHVLEDIRVKFERPRHRSVAGYGEMTERIFALLESGEQEN from the coding sequence ATGGCAGAGGCTGTCGCGGTGAGGCCGCTTATCGAAACGCGCGGCGTGCGCAGAGAATTTGTCCTTGACGGCGGGGAACGCGTGCTTGCCCTGGACGGTGTTGACATAGAGGTCCACGATAAAGAATTTGTCTGTCTGCTGGGGCCCTCCGGCTGCGGAAAATCGACCTGGCTGCGCCTTGTCGCCGGTCTTGACGAGCCTACCACAGGGGAAATCCTCTACAAGGGAGAACCGGTCAAAGGCCCGGGGCGCGAACGCGGCATGGTCTTTCAGGAATACTCCCTGCTGCCCTGGCGCACCGTGGCGGAAAACGTCGCGCTGGGTCCGGAGTTCAATGGCGCTGGCAAACGGGAAAGGCGGGAAATGGCGATGGACTACCTGGCGCGCGTCGGCCTGGAAAAATTCGCCGACGCTAAGCCACACGAACTCTCCGGCGGTATGCGTCAGCGTGCGGCGATCGCGCGGGCCCTCGCGAACGATCCCGAAGTGCTCCTCATGGACGAACCCTTCGGCGCGCTCGACGCGCACACGCGAGTGCTGCTCCAGAAAGAACTTCTCCGCATCTGGGAGCTGGACCGGAAGACCGTCGTCTTCGTCACCCACAGCGTTGACGAGGCACTCTTTCTCGCGGACCGCATAGTCGTCATGACGGCCCATCCGGGACATGTGCTGGAAGATATCAGAGTGAAATTTGAAAGGCCGCGCCATCGGTCGGTAGCTGGCTATGGCGAAATGACGGAGAGGATATTCGCCCTGCTTGAGAGTGGAGAGCAGGAAAACTAA
- a CDS encoding Ig-like domain-containing protein produces MLEVSGDKGFLLSEKVLDYMYFNKYPTSPPDITPSQYWLWWSESPIRKFLNGKKYVPSVSADITELVVENPKDYSFYERAFVSGEQNCILEENLDNSATLFSNDIPAGPNTDDRIFLLSVAELQDKRYGFNSGENDDPTRDAQQTAYCDKNGTLNGYWWTRSIANDLSQYEVVNVYPEGLLAGNPIYNWILGIRPAFYLNMKNVIFTSPANGGKAGGVTSVLLKQNYTSDDKGRYEQKLTIAANKYKLESAALTTGAVAPGTDIKLSIEYAGASTGPEYHLAAVVTEGDRAVYYGKIKSLASAADRDGSASFTIPEFREGDSLHVLVEGRNNNHNYMTDFASMPKLLAGTGTGRPQAALSEDVVEEPAPKTTAIEVNPSALTTVKGYATQLSVIFVPEGASEKIIWSSDKPDIAAVDSSTGVVKALGAGTAVITASTPGGKTSSCAVTVTEKTQAEGIVLTPASMTMHKGTKEKITVSFNGIAEQPLVWSSSDEKIAKVDGQGNVTTLSEGKCMIKASTADGAASAECAVKVTPDSGGGSGGGSGGCNAGLGLGALALLALLPCAVRKNKGGK; encoded by the coding sequence GTGCTTGAGGTCAGCGGCGACAAGGGGTTCCTGCTATCCGAGAAGGTGCTGGACTATATGTATTTTAATAAATACCCCACTAGCCCCCCTGATATCACCCCTTCTCAGTATTGGCTATGGTGGAGCGAATCCCCAATACGTAAATTTCTCAACGGTAAAAAATACGTGCCATCCGTATCGGCGGATATAACGGAGCTTGTCGTCGAAAATCCCAAAGATTACAGCTTCTACGAAAGGGCCTTCGTTTCAGGCGAACAGAACTGTATATTAGAGGAGAATCTGGACAACAGCGCGACGCTTTTTTCAAATGATATTCCGGCAGGACCCAACACAGACGACAGAATTTTTCTGCTCTCCGTCGCGGAGCTTCAGGATAAAAGGTATGGATTTAACAGTGGCGAAAACGACGATCCAACGCGTGATGCCCAACAGACGGCCTACTGTGACAAGAATGGAACACTTAATGGATATTGGTGGACCCGTTCTATTGCAAACGACCTGTCGCAGTACGAAGTGGTGAATGTATATCCCGAAGGTTTGCTTGCCGGCAACCCCATCTATAACTGGATTCTCGGGATTCGCCCCGCCTTTTACTTAAATATGAAAAACGTCATCTTTACCTCCCCCGCGAACGGAGGCAAGGCCGGCGGCGTGACGTCGGTCCTGTTGAAGCAGAACTATACCTCCGACGATAAGGGCAGGTATGAGCAGAAGCTCACTATAGCTGCTAATAAATATAAACTTGAATCAGCCGCGCTTACGACGGGCGCCGTGGCTCCTGGCACCGACATTAAGCTGTCGATAGAATACGCGGGGGCCTCTACCGGTCCGGAATATCATCTTGCCGCGGTCGTGACCGAAGGAGACAGGGCCGTTTACTACGGCAAGATAAAAAGCCTCGCCTCGGCGGCTGACAGGGACGGCTCCGCAAGCTTTACAATTCCGGAGTTCAGGGAGGGAGACAGTCTTCACGTCTTGGTCGAAGGGCGCAACAACAACCATAACTATATGACAGACTTCGCGAGCATGCCGAAACTCCTCGCCGGCACCGGTACTGGCAGGCCGCAGGCGGCGCTGTCAGAGGATGTCGTCGAAGAGCCTGCCCCTAAGACCACGGCTATAGAGGTGAACCCCTCCGCACTTACCACTGTTAAAGGATACGCCACGCAGTTATCCGTTATCTTCGTTCCCGAAGGAGCCTCCGAAAAGATAATCTGGAGCAGCGACAAGCCGGATATTGCCGCAGTAGACTCCAGCACAGGCGTCGTAAAGGCGCTTGGCGCGGGAACTGCCGTCATAACGGCCTCCACGCCCGGCGGCAAAACCTCGTCGTGCGCGGTGACAGTGACGGAAAAAACGCAGGCGGAGGGCATCGTCCTGACACCGGCCTCTATGACTATGCACAAAGGCACAAAAGAAAAAATCACAGTCTCCTTTAACGGCATCGCAGAACAGCCGCTTGTCTGGAGCAGCAGTGATGAAAAGATAGCTAAAGTTGACGGACAGGGTAATGTCACCACGCTCTCCGAGGGAAAATGTATGATAAAGGCTTCCACCGCGGACGGCGCGGCGAGCGCCGAGTGTGCGGTCAAAGTTACGCCGGACTCCGGCGGCGGCTCAGGAGGCGGTTCCGGCGGCTGCAACGCTGGGCTGGGGCTAGGCGCGCTCGCGCTTTTGGCGCTCCTTCCCTGCGCAGTCAGGAAAAACAAAGGCGGTAAATAA
- a CDS encoding DUF2905 family protein, with protein MPGDNRMSAKHRGFHAPLLIAILFSICLFLIFCLLTHEVRYG; from the coding sequence ATGCCGGGAGATAATCGAATGTCTGCGAAACACCGAGGATTCCACGCGCCGCTGTTGATCGCGATACTCTTTTCAATCTGTCTCTTCCTCATCTTTTGCCTGTTGACTCACGAGGTGCGATATGGATAG
- a CDS encoding YkvI family membrane protein encodes MRTEKVSLWNVVIFAGSTISLLVGAGFATGQEVLQYFTGYGLNGFLTAALTLVVIAYAAGSFAFTGYATEFENTNDIFRCYCGRHIGGVYDYFSVVCIYASFIVLIGGAGATVAQYYGLPVYVGCALMAVLSGGTVMLGLGRIVDVIGMIGPVLILFAVGIGLYSALGNLSGIMAGAKLVEAGEVDIYRAGTNWFTAGVFYSGNQMLWLAAFTAAMGHRANSAKEAVLGASLGAVGFALGIIVLMCGMFASIKEVAASDIPSLILAAKIHPEIALAFSFIIMGGIFSSAVPLLWAVSARFAAERSRKFYLLTAALSAAGCLAGAFISFKSLVNIIYSANGAVGIVLLLFMIAGSPLRTRRKP; translated from the coding sequence ATGAGAACCGAAAAGGTAAGTTTGTGGAATGTCGTGATTTTTGCGGGGTCGACGATATCCCTGCTCGTCGGAGCCGGTTTCGCTACGGGGCAGGAGGTGCTTCAGTATTTCACCGGCTATGGGCTGAACGGTTTTCTTACGGCGGCACTGACTTTGGTCGTCATCGCCTACGCGGCGGGCAGCTTCGCCTTCACCGGTTATGCCACGGAATTTGAAAACACCAACGATATTTTTCGCTGTTACTGCGGACGCCATATAGGAGGCGTCTATGATTATTTTTCGGTCGTCTGTATCTACGCCTCTTTTATCGTGCTGATCGGCGGCGCGGGGGCGACGGTCGCCCAGTATTACGGCCTGCCGGTCTATGTGGGCTGCGCGCTGATGGCGGTGCTGTCTGGCGGCACGGTGATGCTCGGCCTCGGCAGGATCGTAGACGTCATCGGTATGATCGGCCCGGTCCTGATATTGTTCGCGGTCGGCATCGGCCTCTATTCGGCGCTGGGAAATCTCAGCGGCATCATGGCCGGCGCTAAACTCGTCGAAGCGGGAGAGGTCGACATCTACCGGGCGGGGACGAACTGGTTCACCGCCGGCGTCTTTTACAGCGGCAACCAGATGCTGTGGCTTGCGGCCTTCACCGCGGCGATGGGGCACCGGGCCAATTCGGCGAAGGAGGCGGTGCTCGGCGCTTCGCTGGGCGCGGTCGGCTTCGCGCTGGGCATTATCGTGCTGATGTGCGGAATGTTCGCCTCCATCAAAGAGGTGGCCGCCTCCGACATCCCCTCGCTGATTCTCGCGGCGAAGATACATCCCGAAATCGCGCTGGCCTTTTCATTTATCATCATGGGCGGCATATTTTCCTCTGCCGTGCCGCTTTTGTGGGCGGTATCGGCGCGTTTTGCCGCCGAAAGGTCGCGGAAATTTTATCTGCTGACGGCGGCGCTCTCCGCCGCGGGCTGTCTGGCAGGCGCGTTTATCTCTTTCAAGAGTCTTGTAAATATCATTTACAGCGCCAACGGCGCGGTGGGTATCGTACTGCTGCTTTTCATGATTGCCGGCTCGCCGCTCAGAACGCGCAGAAAGCCGTAG
- a CDS encoding helix-turn-helix domain-containing protein: MRYTKEERLEIGRKVYEGIMTRYEAAEAYGISDDTARDYMRMYRDSNSLPPKSSGNGSDSYVYKPSERQPDLSDYESMTKKELIVELIKAKVAEARLKKGYEVKGDGPVKEYILLDSSNTK; this comes from the coding sequence ATGCGATACACGAAAGAAGAGCGTCTTGAAATCGGACGAAAAGTTTATGAGGGGATAATGACACGTTACGAGGCTGCCGAAGCCTACGGCATCAGCGACGACACGGCTAGGGACTATATGCGGATGTATCGTGATTCCAACAGTCTGCCGCCCAAGTCTTCCGGAAACGGTTCGGACAGTTATGTTTACAAGCCTTCCGAAAGACAGCCTGACCTATCAGATTATGAGTCCATGACAAAAAAAGAACTCATTGTTGAGTTGATTAAAGCGAAAGTAGCGGAAGCAAGATTAAAAAAAGGCTACGAGGTGAAAGGAGATGGTCCGGTAAAGGAATATATCCTTTTAGACAGCTCGAATACCAAGTAA
- a CDS encoding ABC transporter permease, producing the protein MKSFSYRILLPAAAPLLVLVIWQYAALKLENEVVLPTVPQVWRLFMHPNEDILRLGSMMQNLGMSTMRVLCGYFAGLALALPLGILMGHYKSVNRFMGALVEMLRPMPPLAWIPLILAWFGVASFATLFGIEEGEWYTFFNNIKFSMLIIIFIGAFFPILLNTVHGVSSVRTTLVDSARVLGASERDIFMKILLPAAAPSIVTGMRLGLGVAWMCLVAAEMMPGSISGIGYVITHAYTVARTDIVVAGMISIGAMGLAIDVAFRRFEEKCFAWQRLSR; encoded by the coding sequence ATGAAATCATTCTCTTACAGGATACTGCTGCCCGCCGCGGCGCCGCTGCTCGTCCTCGTCATCTGGCAGTATGCGGCGCTGAAACTGGAAAACGAAGTCGTACTGCCTACCGTGCCGCAGGTATGGCGGCTCTTCATGCACCCCAATGAAGACATACTGCGCCTCGGCTCCATGATGCAGAACCTCGGCATGAGCACGATGCGTGTGCTCTGCGGCTACTTCGCGGGGCTGGCGCTCGCGCTTCCGCTGGGCATACTGATGGGCCACTACAAAAGCGTCAACCGCTTCATGGGCGCGCTGGTTGAAATGCTGCGCCCCATGCCTCCGCTCGCCTGGATACCGCTGATCCTTGCCTGGTTCGGCGTCGCGAGCTTCGCCACTTTGTTCGGAATCGAAGAGGGCGAATGGTACACTTTTTTTAATAACATAAAATTCTCCATGCTTATCATCATCTTCATCGGGGCCTTCTTCCCGATACTGCTCAACACCGTCCACGGTGTCTCCAGTGTGCGGACGACGCTTGTGGACTCCGCGCGCGTGCTTGGAGCCTCCGAGCGCGACATCTTCATGAAAATACTGCTGCCTGCCGCCGCACCCTCTATTGTCACCGGTATGCGTCTTGGTCTGGGCGTAGCCTGGATGTGCCTCGTGGCGGCGGAGATGATGCCCGGCAGCATCTCCGGAATCGGATATGTCATCACCCACGCCTACACGGTAGCCCGCACCGATATCGTCGTCGCGGGGATGATAAGCATCGGGGCGATGGGGCTGGCGATAGACGTGGCCTTTCGCCGCTTCGAGGAAAAATGCTTCGCATGGCAGAGGCTGTCGCGGTGA
- a CDS encoding Nif11-like leader peptide family natural product precursor codes for MRLKDAKRFFRDLMEDTTIRGKCIEIAMLPKRERGMALRALGYSFTPKELDDVLCREFYLMTEEERRLFGPGDLRDIVMGMWGNCM; via the coding sequence TTGCGCTTAAAAGACGCGAAACGATTCTTCCGCGACCTGATGGAAGATACAACTATACGCGGTAAATGTATTGAGATCGCCATGCTGCCCAAAAGAGAACGTGGTATGGCACTCCGCGCGCTCGGATACTCATTCACCCCTAAGGAACTGGACGACGTGCTTTGCCGCGAATTTTACCTCATGACGGAAGAGGAGCGCCGTCTGTTCGGCCCCGGCGACCTGCGTGATATCGTGATGGGTATGTGGGGCAATTGCATGTGA
- a CDS encoding aldo/keto reductase, whose protein sequence is MMKYRELGSTGIMVSEIGLGCEGFVGHDGRYTKELVDIAAAGGVNYIDLYSSDPLVRENLGRALAGRRGEFVLQAHLCTTWEDGQYRRTRDEREVRESFEELLRLLGTDYVEVGMIHYCDSTEDWRGIAEGPMMRYAQELKAAGRIRHIGVSSHNPAAAAAAVESGFVEVLMFSVNPCYDLQPGGEDCERLWSEESYSKPLLNMDAERESLYEMCSRLGVAITVMKAFGGGDLLDEELSPAGRALTPWQCLHYALTRPAVATVLSGARTPEELRESIAYSEAPAAERDYAAALASLPKISWRGHCMYCGHCAPCPAGIDVAAVTKFLSLAKAQGAVPETVREHYAALPHRAQDCIECGACESRCPFGVPVVENMRQAKAVFGA, encoded by the coding sequence ATGATGAAATATCGTGAACTTGGCTCGACGGGAATTATGGTGAGCGAGATCGGCCTCGGCTGCGAGGGATTTGTCGGTCACGACGGGCGTTATACGAAAGAATTGGTGGATATCGCCGCCGCGGGCGGCGTGAATTATATAGACCTCTATTCCTCGGACCCCCTGGTGAGGGAGAATCTTGGGCGCGCGCTCGCGGGGCGGCGCGGGGAGTTCGTCTTACAGGCCCATCTATGCACGACGTGGGAGGATGGACAGTACCGGCGCACGCGCGACGAGAGAGAGGTGCGCGAGAGTTTTGAGGAGCTGTTGCGGCTGCTCGGCACCGACTATGTCGAGGTCGGCATGATACATTACTGCGATTCGACGGAGGACTGGCGCGGGATCGCGGAGGGGCCCATGATGCGCTACGCGCAGGAGCTCAAAGCAGCGGGAAGGATAAGGCATATCGGCGTCAGCAGCCATAACCCCGCCGCGGCCGCCGCGGCGGTGGAGAGCGGATTTGTCGAGGTGCTGATGTTCAGCGTCAACCCCTGCTATGATCTGCAGCCGGGCGGCGAGGACTGCGAACGGCTCTGGAGCGAGGAGAGTTACAGTAAACCGCTGCTGAATATGGACGCGGAGCGCGAATCGCTTTACGAAATGTGCAGCCGTCTCGGCGTGGCGATAACGGTTATGAAGGCTTTCGGCGGCGGCGATCTGCTGGACGAAGAGCTGTCGCCCGCGGGACGCGCGCTCACCCCCTGGCAGTGTCTCCACTACGCGCTGACGCGCCCCGCCGTCGCAACTGTGCTCTCCGGGGCGCGTACGCCGGAAGAGCTGCGGGAGAGTATCGCCTATTCCGAGGCTCCGGCGGCGGAGAGGGATTACGCGGCGGCTCTCGCCTCGCTGCCGAAGATAAGCTGGCGCGGCCACTGTATGTACTGCGGTCACTGCGCGCCCTGCCCCGCGGGGATCGACGTCGCGGCGGTGACGAAGTTCCTCAGTCTGGCAAAGGCGCAGGGCGCGGTGCCGGAGACGGTGCGCGAGCATTACGCGGCGCTGCCCCACAGGGCACAGGACTGTATCGAGTGCGGGGCCTGCGAGAGCCGCTGTCCCTTCGGCGTGCCCGTAGTCGAAAATATGCGTCAGGCAAAGGCGGTATTCGGCGCGTAG